A stretch of the bacterium genome encodes the following:
- a CDS encoding glycosyltransferase, whose amino-acid sequence MKILFAITGYLPEVFGGAEVYTHHLARALTRRGHDVTVATLDLAQKRGRLVEDRYDGVRVLRLAFTFDYRPPAHYTMQYFGDLEDEARDLLGRERPDVVHVTNAWFMSAFAFAAMSMGIPVIATHVDFIWACRESHLLLPDGAVCGGLPDADCRACNPDIPDEIWMRVRDMRREIHAILAQGFAFHHAPCALMARQIEHVGANPASIGVWPYGVPAQLANDQPQKLTSDVLRVAFIGRWNRIKGLHVLLDAMERLADRPIRLTLYGEREVWSRDTYADRQARRAEALPNVTLAGRFFPERLSEVHREIDAIIVCSVWPENAPVTILESFALGTPVVCADGAGMTGIVRDGENGLLFRTGDADDLADAIARLAGDTALREHLASGAAILRTSDDDALTFEHVYENARPADAAILERAARASATLRFAEDMHTSGDFARRIRRRLVRLAAGGARRIALFGAGRHTLRLLGSVDISGVRIVAILDEDDAVCGTSVLGIPVVALAQANALDIDTIVVSSDTYEATMLPRARAAAREGIRVTGFYSEG is encoded by the coding sequence ATGAAGATTCTTTTTGCCATCACGGGCTATCTGCCCGAAGTGTTCGGCGGCGCGGAGGTGTACACGCATCACCTGGCGCGGGCACTCACCCGGCGCGGGCACGACGTGACGGTGGCGACGCTTGATCTGGCGCAGAAGCGCGGGCGACTTGTCGAGGACCGGTATGACGGCGTGCGCGTCTTGCGCCTGGCCTTCACATTCGACTATCGCCCGCCGGCTCACTACACGATGCAGTATTTCGGCGACCTGGAGGATGAGGCGCGCGATCTGCTTGGACGCGAAAGACCGGACGTGGTGCACGTGACGAATGCGTGGTTCATGTCCGCGTTCGCGTTCGCCGCGATGTCAATGGGGATCCCCGTCATCGCGACGCACGTCGATTTCATCTGGGCGTGCCGCGAAAGCCATCTGCTGTTACCCGACGGGGCGGTCTGCGGCGGTTTGCCGGACGCCGATTGCCGCGCGTGCAACCCGGATATTCCCGACGAAATCTGGATGCGCGTTCGCGACATGCGGCGGGAGATCCACGCGATCCTCGCGCAAGGCTTCGCGTTTCATCACGCGCCGTGCGCGCTGATGGCGAGGCAGATCGAACATGTCGGCGCCAATCCGGCGTCGATCGGCGTATGGCCGTACGGCGTGCCCGCGCAGTTGGCAAACGATCAGCCGCAGAAATTGACAAGCGATGTGTTACGAGTTGCGTTCATCGGCCGATGGAATCGCATCAAGGGTCTGCACGTCTTGCTCGACGCGATGGAACGGCTCGCGGATCGGCCGATCCGCCTGACGCTCTATGGCGAGCGCGAGGTATGGAGCCGCGATACGTATGCCGACCGGCAGGCGAGGCGCGCCGAGGCGTTGCCGAACGTGACGCTTGCCGGACGGTTTTTTCCGGAGCGGCTATCGGAGGTTCATCGCGAAATCGATGCGATTATCGTTTGCTCCGTGTGGCCGGAAAATGCGCCGGTGACGATTCTGGAGTCGTTCGCGCTCGGCACGCCGGTGGTGTGCGCCGACGGCGCGGGGATGACCGGGATCGTGCGCGACGGCGAAAACGGCCTGCTGTTCCGAACCGGCGACGCCGACGATCTCGCGGACGCGATCGCGCGTCTTGCCGGCGACACCGCACTTCGCGAGCACCTTGCGAGCGGCGCGGCGATATTGCGCACGAGCGATGACGACGCCTTGACGTTCGAGCACGTGTACGAAAACGCGCGGCCCGCGGATGCGGCGATTCTCGAGCGCGCGGCGCGCGCGTCGGCGACCCTTCGTTTTGCCGAGGACATGCACACGAGCGGCGACTTCGCGCGTCGGATCCGGCGGCGTCTGGTCCGCCTTGCCGCGGGGGGCGCGCGGCGCATCGCGCTTTTTGGCGCGGGCCGGCACACCCTTCGATTGCTGGGGAGCGTCGACATTTCCGGCGTGCGCATCGTGGCGATCCTCGACGAGGACGACGCCGTTTGCGGCACGAGCGTGCTCGGGATTCCCGTCGTGGCGCTCGCGCAGGCGAACGCGCTTGACATTGACACGATCGTCGTCAGTTCCGACACGTACGAGGCGACGATGCTGCCGCGAGCGCGAGCGGCGGCGCGGGAGGGGATACGGGTTACGGGATTTTATTCGGAAGGTTGA
- a CDS encoding GMC family oxidoreductase produces the protein MGGALNQNFDFDYVVVGSGFGGSVSALRLTEKGYRTLILECGRRFEDGEFPKTNWNVRKYLWAPMLKCFGILRLSLFSDVFILSGSGVGGGSLVYANTLYVPPDDVFRSANWPDGRDWLAEMRPFYRTAQAMLGVTQNRFEGPADAALRAVADEMGVGDTYIRTPVGVYFGEPNRTVSDPFFGGAGPDRTGCNFCGGCMTGCRFGAKNTLRKNYLHFAEKLGCRILDRRTVTDIRPLEDGGYAIHHERTGAWFLKDRRVTRAGGVVLSAGVLGTMRLLLRCKERGSLPNLSDRLGDEVRTNSESILSVTETGDVNHSHGIAITSSIYPDEHTHVEVVRYSKGSDLLAGITTVMPEGDGDGPRFRSWARAVMKRPGAFLRMLIPFGWARRTTILLVMQTIDSSMRFVLRRRWFNLFGRSLDTDIGDGPPIPSYIPIGNEVTRRFAARRNGVARTSVTQAAFGTPITAHILGGAAMGATARTGVISDKNEVFGYPNMFVCDGSAVPANLGVNPSLTITAIAERAMSFIPARAHARPAIDPAWMQTRVRDIENEIARTGSRNMQSRG, from the coding sequence TTGGGAGGCGCGTTGAACCAGAATTTCGATTTCGATTACGTGGTCGTGGGCTCCGGATTCGGCGGCTCGGTGTCGGCGCTACGCCTGACGGAAAAAGGCTACCGAACCTTGATCCTCGAATGCGGGCGGCGATTCGAGGACGGCGAGTTTCCCAAAACAAACTGGAACGTACGCAAGTATCTCTGGGCGCCGATGCTGAAGTGCTTCGGCATCCTGCGTTTATCGCTGTTTTCCGACGTGTTTATCCTTTCGGGTTCCGGTGTCGGCGGCGGATCGCTCGTTTACGCGAACACGCTCTACGTGCCGCCGGATGACGTCTTCCGGTCGGCCAACTGGCCCGACGGGCGCGACTGGCTCGCCGAGATGCGCCCGTTTTACCGCACGGCGCAAGCGATGCTCGGCGTGACGCAGAATCGCTTCGAAGGCCCGGCCGACGCGGCGCTGCGCGCGGTGGCCGACGAAATGGGGGTCGGCGATACTTACATCCGCACGCCCGTCGGCGTGTATTTCGGCGAGCCGAACCGCACGGTTTCCGATCCGTTCTTCGGCGGCGCGGGCCCCGATCGAACCGGCTGCAACTTTTGCGGAGGTTGCATGACCGGCTGCCGATTCGGCGCGAAGAACACACTTCGAAAAAACTATCTCCACTTCGCCGAAAAACTCGGGTGCCGAATCCTGGATCGCCGCACGGTGACGGATATCCGTCCTCTCGAGGACGGCGGGTACGCGATCCACCACGAACGCACCGGCGCGTGGTTCTTGAAGGACCGCCGGGTGACGCGCGCGGGAGGCGTGGTGCTGTCGGCGGGCGTGCTCGGCACGATGCGGCTGTTGCTCAGGTGCAAGGAGCGCGGCAGCCTGCCGAACCTGTCCGATCGCCTGGGCGACGAGGTGCGCACGAACAGCGAGTCGATTCTCAGCGTGACGGAGACCGGCGACGTCAATCATTCGCACGGCATTGCGATCACGAGTTCGATCTACCCGGACGAGCACACGCACGTGGAGGTGGTTCGATACAGCAAGGGTAGCGATCTATTGGCGGGGATCACAACAGTGATGCCGGAAGGCGATGGCGACGGGCCTCGGTTTCGCTCCTGGGCGCGCGCCGTGATGAAACGGCCGGGCGCGTTTTTACGCATGCTGATTCCGTTCGGGTGGGCGCGGCGGACGACGATCCTGCTCGTCATGCAGACAATCGATAGCTCGATGCGTTTTGTGCTTCGCCGCCGCTGGTTCAATCTTTTCGGGCGATCGCTCGACACGGATATCGGCGACGGCCCGCCGATTCCGTCGTACATCCCGATCGGCAACGAAGTGACGCGGCGCTTCGCCGCGCGTCGCAACGGCGTGGCGCGCACATCGGTCACGCAGGCGGCGTTCGGCACGCCGATCACCGCGCACATCCTCGGCGGCGCGGCGATGGGCGCGACCGCCCGGACGGGCGTCATCAGCGACAAGAACGAGGTGTTCGGCTATCCGAACATGTTCGTGTGCGACGGGTCCGCGGTGCCGGCGAACCTGGGCGTGAATCCGAGCCTGACGATCACCGCGATCGCGGAGCGCGCGATGAGTTTTATTCCCGCACGCGCTCACGCGCGGCCGGCGATTGATCCGGCATGGATGCAAACGCGCGTGCGCGACATCGAAAACGAAATCGCGCGGACGGGCAGTCGGAATATGCAATCTCGCGGGTAG
- a CDS encoding NAD(P)-binding domain-containing protein, whose amino-acid sequence MIDWLIIGGGVHGLHLLVVLAARLGAAGARVRLVDAHGTPLARFNECASNTGMTHLRSPSVHHVALRDFPIERFVATPRGRGFRDFAGPYSRPSLALFLAHARAAIERYRVAPLIERATVSGLARMGGGLRAETDRGAIDARRVLLALSPTDTPRVPEWGRHLSPRRVRHIFEPGFLREEWEHESPVVVIGGGLSAYDTAINHAVSRPGEVTLISRRESEVHDFDSDPGWLGPKFLRGFHQEPDLVRRREIIERARYRGSVTPDAAERLESLERDGRVTHRLGAVTRATEDADGVTLALSDGREVRAGSVILDTGFGEKRPGGAWLDRVIDDFGLPLAPDGFPRVNYDLSWGNGIHVTGALAELELGPAARNIAGARAAGERLAAIAEI is encoded by the coding sequence ATGATCGATTGGCTCATCATCGGCGGCGGCGTTCACGGCCTTCATCTGCTGGTCGTGCTCGCCGCGCGTCTTGGTGCGGCGGGAGCGCGCGTTCGTCTTGTCGACGCGCACGGCACGCCGCTTGCGCGCTTCAACGAATGCGCCAGCAACACCGGGATGACGCATCTGCGTTCACCGTCGGTGCATCACGTGGCCCTGCGCGATTTCCCGATCGAACGTTTCGTCGCCACGCCGCGCGGTCGCGGATTTCGCGACTTCGCGGGTCCGTACAGCCGTCCGTCGCTGGCGTTGTTTCTGGCGCACGCGCGGGCGGCGATCGAACGCTATCGCGTCGCGCCGCTCATCGAGCGCGCCACCGTCTCCGGGCTTGCGCGAATGGGCGGCGGCTTGCGCGCCGAAACGGATCGGGGCGCCATCGACGCGCGGCGCGTGTTGCTGGCCCTTTCGCCGACCGACACGCCGCGCGTGCCCGAGTGGGGCAGGCATCTTTCCCCGCGCCGCGTTCGGCACATCTTTGAGCCAGGCTTCTTGCGCGAGGAATGGGAGCACGAAAGCCCCGTCGTGGTGATCGGCGGTGGGCTTTCGGCGTACGACACGGCGATCAACCACGCCGTGTCGCGCCCCGGCGAGGTGACGCTCATCTCGCGCCGCGAATCCGAGGTGCACGATTTCGACAGCGATCCCGGCTGGCTCGGGCCGAAATTTCTGCGCGGATTTCATCAAGAGCCCGATCTCGTCCGCCGGCGCGAGATCATCGAGCGCGCGCGGTATCGCGGTAGCGTCACGCCCGACGCGGCCGAGCGCCTGGAGAGCCTCGAACGAGACGGGCGCGTCACGCATCGGCTCGGCGCGGTCACGCGGGCGACCGAAGATGCGGATGGCGTGACGCTGGCGCTTTCCGACGGCCGCGAGGTGCGCGCCGGCTCGGTCATTCTCGACACCGGATTCGGAGAGAAGCGGCCCGGCGGCGCGTGGCTCGATCGCGTTATCGACGATTTCGGCCTGCCCCTTGCGCCCGACGGATTTCCACGCGTTAATTACGATCTTTCCTGGGGCAACGGTATCCACGTGACCGGTGCGCTTGCGGAGCTCGAACTTGGCCCTGCCGCGCGAAACATCGCCGGCGCTCGCGCCGCGGGCGAGCGCCTGGCCGCGATCGCGGAGATCTGA
- a CDS encoding RidA family protein, whose translation MTLKKRPVSAKSVLNEAYDYENPVPFSRAYRVDANGVTHLYISGTAAVNERGESVAPGNLAAQAARMFENVSELLTGQGASWNDVVRTTFYFRDIDRDYGPMSRLRSEFFKSVGLTAFPASTGIEARLCRPELLIEMEALAIYETPPDTA comes from the coding sequence ATGACCCTGAAAAAGCGGCCCGTCAGCGCGAAAAGCGTGTTGAACGAGGCCTACGACTACGAAAACCCGGTTCCGTTTTCGCGCGCCTATCGCGTGGATGCGAATGGCGTGACGCACCTTTACATCAGCGGCACCGCGGCGGTGAACGAGCGCGGCGAGTCCGTCGCGCCGGGAAACCTTGCGGCCCAGGCCGCGCGCATGTTCGAAAATGTCAGCGAACTGCTGACGGGCCAGGGCGCATCGTGGAACGACGTCGTTCGTACGACGTTTTACTTTCGCGACATCGATCGCGACTACGGCCCGATGAGTCGCCTGCGCTCGGAGTTTTTCAAGAGTGTCGGCCTGACCGCATTTCCCGCGAGCACGGGCATCGAGGCGCGCCTGTGCCGTCCGGAACTGTTGATCGAGATGGAGGCGCTGGCCATTTACGAGACGCCACCGGATACGGCCTGA
- a CDS encoding TonB-dependent receptor has product MILAYFGVFRRRFLYRARAASWFAAVAFLFVQAPQVFAAGAVTGAVFDDETLIPLAGAEVSLEGTDFSQTTDDEGAFTFKDVPDGEYVVAVEALGFERRTAPVTVAGGEAKIEMLLSPSAEGARLAEVTVSARRETVDVAKQTLSGEEIRTVPGAAGDAIRVVQSLPGTANLGPSAFGQNGLVIRGSSPEDSRYFVDGFDIPQLFHFGGLLTVVNSEWLSSLDYYAGGYAVRYGEAMGGIVDLRSRPPVHDDFSGVIDVTNYASFALIESPLSKNGEFAGGFAIRRSFIDFILPELIPEDEAQFTVLPRFYDYQAAVEYTPNEQNTLRVFAFGSDDQLGLVQEETDEQRPTATQSFDLNAWFHRPILSWGFTPSSTFDNRLAVAPVWQDVHIAIFDDNFFEISGEDIEIRDDLVWRVAEWNTIGFGLEGALARFNVRADIVRPPKEGNPGGADLFNEQSYLYDEELRFAYGAAYIEDSIDLGGVATVTPGVRASTGGFESDTQSGRLSHVDPRAFARIYATDALTFKGGAGVYHQYPEPDELLDPFGTIDLVSERAVSFSAGAEYVFEDSWFVDVQGYYKKLDRLVARTGADDEEPYDNAGIGRIHGAELLVRKELVDRLYGWLAYTYTVSERRDRPGDDWRYFDQDQRHNVVVLASYKLGETWRAGARFSYATGLPYTEVDNAIYNADTDSYIPIFSEDVNAKRNTELHQLDLRVDKTWPFQAWTLATYLDIHNVYARRQPAGYLYNFDYTEREAVTFPTFYPTLGVQGRW; this is encoded by the coding sequence GTGATTCTCGCCTATTTCGGCGTATTCCGGCGCCGCTTCCTTTATCGCGCCCGCGCGGCGTCCTGGTTTGCGGCGGTCGCTTTTCTGTTTGTGCAGGCGCCGCAAGTCTTCGCGGCGGGCGCCGTCACCGGCGCCGTCTTCGACGACGAAACGCTCATTCCCCTTGCCGGCGCCGAGGTTTCCCTCGAAGGAACGGATTTCTCCCAAACCACGGACGACGAAGGCGCCTTCACGTTCAAGGACGTCCCCGACGGAGAATACGTCGTCGCCGTCGAGGCGCTTGGTTTCGAGCGTCGCACCGCGCCCGTCACTGTTGCGGGCGGCGAGGCGAAAATCGAAATGCTGCTTTCCCCCTCGGCCGAAGGCGCGCGCCTCGCGGAAGTCACCGTCAGCGCGCGCCGCGAAACGGTGGACGTCGCCAAACAGACGCTCTCCGGCGAGGAGATCCGCACCGTGCCCGGCGCGGCGGGCGATGCGATCCGCGTCGTGCAGTCGCTGCCGGGCACCGCGAATCTCGGCCCGAGTGCGTTTGGACAAAACGGCCTTGTCATCCGCGGATCAAGCCCGGAAGACAGCCGCTACTTTGTCGACGGTTTCGACATCCCGCAGCTCTTCCACTTCGGTGGTCTGTTGACGGTCGTCAATTCCGAGTGGCTCTCGTCGCTCGATTATTACGCGGGCGGCTACGCCGTGCGTTACGGCGAGGCGATGGGCGGCATTGTCGATCTGCGTTCGCGCCCGCCGGTGCACGACGATTTTTCGGGCGTCATCGATGTGACCAACTACGCGAGCTTCGCGCTCATCGAATCGCCGCTCTCGAAAAACGGCGAATTCGCCGGCGGCTTCGCGATCCGCCGCAGTTTCATCGACTTCATCCTGCCGGAGTTGATCCCGGAAGATGAGGCGCAATTCACCGTCCTGCCGCGCTTCTACGACTATCAGGCGGCGGTAGAATATACGCCGAACGAACAGAACACCCTGCGGGTCTTTGCGTTCGGCTCGGACGATCAGCTCGGGCTCGTGCAGGAGGAAACGGACGAACAGCGCCCCACGGCGACGCAGTCCTTCGACCTGAACGCCTGGTTCCATCGGCCGATCCTCTCCTGGGGGTTCACACCGTCCTCAACCTTCGACAACCGCCTGGCCGTCGCGCCGGTCTGGCAGGATGTGCATATCGCGATATTCGACGACAACTTCTTTGAAATCAGCGGCGAGGACATCGAGATCCGCGATGACCTCGTCTGGCGCGTCGCCGAGTGGAACACGATCGGATTCGGCCTCGAGGGCGCGCTTGCGCGTTTCAACGTCCGCGCGGACATCGTGCGCCCGCCCAAGGAAGGTAACCCCGGCGGCGCGGACCTTTTCAACGAGCAGTCGTATCTTTACGACGAGGAACTCCGCTTCGCGTACGGCGCGGCATACATCGAGGACTCCATCGACCTGGGCGGCGTCGCCACCGTCACGCCAGGCGTGCGCGCCAGCACGGGAGGATTCGAATCGGACACGCAAAGCGGGCGGCTGTCGCACGTCGATCCGCGCGCGTTCGCGCGCATCTACGCGACCGACGCGCTGACATTCAAGGGCGGCGCGGGTGTTTATCACCAGTACCCCGAGCCGGACGAGTTGCTCGACCCCTTCGGCACGATCGATCTGGTCTCCGAGCGCGCGGTGTCCTTTTCCGCGGGCGCGGAATACGTGTTCGAGGATTCGTGGTTTGTCGACGTGCAGGGTTACTACAAGAAGCTCGATCGGCTCGTCGCGCGCACCGGCGCCGACGATGAGGAGCCGTACGACAACGCGGGCATCGGCCGCATCCACGGCGCGGAACTGCTCGTGCGCAAGGAGCTTGTCGACCGGCTCTACGGCTGGCTCGCGTACACCTATACCGTCAGCGAGCGCCGCGACCGCCCCGGCGACGACTGGCGCTACTTCGATCAGGACCAGCGCCACAACGTCGTCGTGCTGGCTTCCTACAAGCTCGGCGAAACCTGGCGCGCGGGTGCGCGGTTTTCGTACGCGACCGGCCTGCCGTACACGGAAGTCGACAACGCGATCTACAACGCCGACACCGACTCCTACATCCCGATCTTTTCGGAGGACGTGAACGCGAAGCGAAATACCGAATTGCATCAGCTCGACCTGCGCGTGGACAAGACCTGGCCGTTTCAGGCTTGGACCCTGGCGACTTACCTCGATATCCATAACGTCTACGCGCGACGGCAGCCGGCCGGCTATCTCTACAATTTCGACTACACCGAGCGCGAGGCGGTGACCTTTCCGACCTTCTACCCGACGCTCGGCGTGCAGGGGAGGTGGTGA
- a CDS encoding RtcB family protein: protein MIDGFREVSRHRWEIPREPGMNVPGILYASRALLDAARKDKEVLNQIRNVARLPGIVGASMAMPDAHWGYGFPIGGVAAFDAKDGIISPGGVGYDINCGVRLAATGIDAKNVRPILERVVRGLFNDVPCGLNQRGPVHRAGKQLDRVLVEGASAMIDDGFGRADDLRRTEAGGRLPDADPAEVSIRAHERGGDQIGTLGSGNHFLEIDEVDEIYDEACARAFGLRKGQLVLFIHSGSRGLGHQVCQDFVARMKNIDRAQHLPLPDTQLAYAPFADPSGQAYFHAMCAAANFAWANRQTIMHLALESLKRTIGVGDDELAARLVYDVAHNIAKIEEHEIDGQKRTVIVHRKGATRAFPPGHPELPKEYREAGQPVMIPGDMGRASFVLAGRPGSMTQTFGSCCHGAGRRLSRTQARKIAQGRSIADELAARGIVVECHDKRALAEEMPEAYKDAADVVRVIHEAGIAARVARLRPMGVIKG from the coding sequence ATGATCGATGGATTCCGCGAAGTCTCCCGGCATCGCTGGGAGATCCCGCGCGAGCCGGGCATGAACGTGCCCGGCATTCTCTACGCGTCCCGGGCGCTTCTCGACGCCGCGCGGAAGGACAAGGAGGTGCTGAACCAGATCCGCAACGTCGCTCGCCTGCCCGGCATCGTCGGCGCCAGCATGGCGATGCCCGACGCGCATTGGGGTTATGGCTTTCCGATCGGCGGCGTTGCCGCGTTCGACGCGAAGGACGGCATCATCAGCCCCGGCGGTGTGGGATACGACATCAACTGCGGCGTGCGCCTGGCCGCGACCGGCATCGACGCGAAGAACGTGCGCCCGATCCTCGAACGCGTCGTGCGCGGGCTGTTCAACGATGTCCCGTGCGGTTTGAACCAGCGCGGTCCCGTCCACCGCGCCGGAAAGCAGCTTGACCGCGTACTCGTCGAGGGCGCGTCGGCGATGATCGACGACGGCTTCGGCCGTGCGGACGATCTGCGGCGCACGGAGGCGGGCGGCCGCCTGCCCGACGCCGACCCGGCCGAGGTTTCGATCCGGGCGCATGAACGGGGCGGCGATCAGATCGGCACTCTCGGATCAGGCAACCACTTCCTCGAGATCGACGAGGTGGATGAAATCTACGACGAAGCGTGCGCCAGGGCCTTCGGCCTGCGCAAGGGACAGCTCGTGCTTTTCATCCATAGCGGCTCGCGCGGCCTTGGGCATCAGGTCTGCCAGGACTTCGTCGCGCGCATGAAAAACATCGACAGGGCACAGCATCTTCCCCTGCCGGATACGCAGCTTGCCTACGCGCCATTTGCCGATCCCTCGGGGCAGGCGTACTTCCACGCCATGTGCGCCGCGGCAAACTTCGCCTGGGCCAACCGGCAGACGATCATGCACCTGGCGCTCGAATCGCTGAAGCGGACGATCGGCGTTGGCGACGACGAACTCGCCGCGCGCCTCGTTTACGACGTCGCGCACAACATCGCGAAGATCGAAGAGCACGAGATTGACGGCCAAAAACGCACGGTGATCGTGCATCGCAAGGGCGCGACGCGTGCATTCCCGCCGGGCCATCCCGAACTGCCAAAGGAGTACCGCGAGGCCGGCCAGCCGGTCATGATTCCCGGCGACATGGGCCGCGCGAGTTTTGTGCTCGCCGGGCGGCCCGGTTCGATGACGCAGACTTTCGGGAGCTGCTGCCACGGCGCGGGGCGGCGTCTTTCCCGAACGCAGGCCCGGAAGATCGCCCAAGGGCGATCGATCGCCGATGAGCTTGCGGCCAGGGGGATCGTTGTCGAATGCCACGACAAACGCGCGCTTGCCGAGGAAATGCCCGAAGCCTATAAGGATGCGGCTGACGTCGTTCGCGTCATTCACGAGGCCGGGATCGCGGCGCGTGTGGCCAGACTGCGTCCCATGGGAGTGATCAAGGGGTGA
- the rfbD gene encoding dTDP-4-dehydrorhamnose reductase → MTGATGMLGRAVVAALGDAGFEPRTHTHADGDLAEGGAADDLVRAPGVRVVINCAAFTDVEGCEDPANAGAVRAGNVLIPEHLARACHENGRRLVHISTDYVFDGEKAEPYIEDDAANPRSAYGRSKLAGEKAVRRELPDGHLIVRTAWLYGAGGRNFVDTIRRLTDEREELRVVNDQRGSPTWVRDLAAAILACVASHARGTVHATNAGATTWFGLASRILELEPHAARLTPCTTAEYPQKARRPANSVLSCDRLVGLTGYRPRAWDAALADYLASSS, encoded by the coding sequence GTGACGGGCGCCACGGGCATGCTGGGGCGCGCCGTCGTTGCCGCGCTCGGCGACGCGGGCTTTGAGCCCCGAACGCATACGCACGCGGACGGCGACCTCGCCGAAGGCGGCGCGGCCGACGATCTTGTCCGCGCTCCGGGGGTGCGCGTCGTGATCAATTGCGCGGCGTTCACGGACGTGGAGGGTTGCGAGGATCCCGCGAACGCCGGTGCCGTTCGCGCGGGCAATGTGCTGATTCCCGAACACCTGGCGCGCGCGTGCCACGAAAACGGGCGGCGGCTCGTGCATATTTCCACGGACTACGTTTTCGACGGCGAGAAGGCGGAGCCCTACATCGAAGACGACGCGGCGAATCCTCGATCGGCTTACGGGCGCAGCAAGCTCGCGGGGGAAAAGGCGGTGCGCCGCGAGTTGCCGGACGGGCATCTCATCGTGCGCACGGCATGGCTTTACGGCGCGGGCGGTCGGAATTTCGTCGACACGATCCGGCGCCTTACCGACGAGCGCGAGGAGTTGCGCGTGGTGAACGATCAGCGCGGCTCGCCGACGTGGGTCCGCGATCTGGCCGCCGCGATCCTCGCGTGCGTCGCGAGCCATGCGCGCGGCACGGTGCATGCGACGAACGCGGGCGCGACGACGTGGTTCGGGCTCGCGAGCCGCATTCTCGAACTCGAGCCGCACGCGGCGCGCCTGACGCCTTGCACCACCGCCGAATATCCACAAAAGGCGCGGCGCCCGGCGAATTCGGTTCTCTCGTGCGATCGTCTCGTCGGCCTGACGGGATATCGCCCGCGCGCGTGGGACGCGGCGCTCGCGGACTACCTGGCGTCATCGTCATGA